The following nucleotide sequence is from Sulfurospirillum arsenophilum NBRC 109478.
AATCCAATTTGGTTTATCCCAGGAGCCATTGCAATGTTGCTGAAAGTTTCACTGTGGATTTTCCTTTTCTTGTGGGTAAGAGCAGCATGGCCACACATTAGACCCGATCAATTGATGTGGGTCTGTTGGAAAGTGTTAATGCCTTTAGCGGTGGTCAATATTTTGATTACCGGTTTTGTGCTGATTTAGGAGGCTGGGATGGAACTAAAAGATTTTAAACAACGCAATATTTCTCCTGGATACATCTTTTTTGAAGGTGAAAAAAAGCCAGAAAATGGATGGCAATCCTTTAATCGAGTGGTTAAACGAGCACTTAAGGGTGAGCTTTTTGTGGGTCTTTGGATTGTTTTCCGTGAGATGATCCGTTTTGATATTCACACCATTCAGTACCCTGCTGAAAAAATGGAAATGAGCCCAAGATATAGAGCGATTCACCGATTACTTCGTCTTTTTGAGAGTGGCAATGAGAGATGCATTGGGTGTGGGTTGTGTGAAAAAATTTGTATTGCTAATTGTATTCGTATGGACACTTACGTGGATGAGAAGAGCCGTAAAGTGGTGAGTGAATATAGCATTAACTTTGGTCGCTGTATCTTTTGTGGGTATTGTGCTGAAGTCTGTCCTGAGCTTGCGATTGTGCATGGCGTGGAGTATGAAAATGCAAGCGAACAGCGTGCTCATTTTGGTCTTAAAGAGGATATGCTCACCCCACTTGATACTTTTAGAGCCAAACAACAACAAGAGTTTCCAGGTTTTGGTGCATTAAGTGATAATGCAGACGAAAATGTGAAACAAACACCATTAGCGTATTGAGGTAACCATGTTTGAAGTTATAGCATTTTATGTTTTTGCCGCGCTCACCATTAGCATGTTCGGGATTGTGGTTATGAGTCGTAATGCGCTCTATTCAATGAGTGCTTTAGCAGGTGGAATGATCTTTATTTCTGGTTTCTTCTTTATCTTGGATGCTGAATTTTTAGGGGTTGTGCAAATTGTCGTATATTCAGGTGCCATTATGGCACTTTATGCGTTTGGTATGATGTTTTTTGATACAACACGTGATGTCAGTGAAAAAATGCGTTCTAAAAAAATTGCGTACACACTCTCTGTAATCAGTGCTATTTTAGTGGTTGCCATTTTATGTGCTCCGCTTGTTTCAGAAAATATCCAAGCGCTCTATCCTAGCATTGACAACGTTGGCAATGTCCAGATGATCGGAATTGTTCTGTTTACAAAATACTTAGTACCGTTTGAGCTTGCAGCTATTATGCTTTTGGTAGCAATGATTTCGGGTATTGTGCTTGCAAGTAAACGAATGGATGAGTATTTAGCCATTGAAGATGATGAAATAGAAGATGCAAAGGAGGGCAGATGATCACCTTAACACATTACCTTGTTTTAGTAGGTATCTTATTTTCCATAGGACTTGTCGGTGTCATGCGACGTACCAACCTTTTGATGCTTTTTTTCTCAACCGAAATTTTACTCAATGCTATCAATGTTGGTTTTGTTGCTGTGTCGAAATATTATGGAGATCTTAGCGGGCAAATGTTTGCCTTTTTTATTATAGCCGTCGCTGCGAGTGAAGTAGCTGTTGGTC
It contains:
- the nuoI gene encoding NADH-quinone oxidoreductase subunit NuoI produces the protein MELKDFKQRNISPGYIFFEGEKKPENGWQSFNRVVKRALKGELFVGLWIVFREMIRFDIHTIQYPAEKMEMSPRYRAIHRLLRLFESGNERCIGCGLCEKICIANCIRMDTYVDEKSRKVVSEYSINFGRCIFCGYCAEVCPELAIVHGVEYENASEQRAHFGLKEDMLTPLDTFRAKQQQEFPGFGALSDNADENVKQTPLAY
- a CDS encoding NADH-quinone oxidoreductase subunit J — its product is MFEVIAFYVFAALTISMFGIVVMSRNALYSMSALAGGMIFISGFFFILDAEFLGVVQIVVYSGAIMALYAFGMMFFDTTRDVSEKMRSKKIAYTLSVISAILVVAILCAPLVSENIQALYPSIDNVGNVQMIGIVLFTKYLVPFELAAIMLLVAMISGIVLASKRMDEYLAIEDDEIEDAKEGR
- the nuoK gene encoding NADH-quinone oxidoreductase subunit NuoK, producing MITLTHYLVLVGILFSIGLVGVMRRTNLLMLFFSTEILLNAINVGFVAVSKYYGDLSGQMFAFFIIAVAASEVAVGLGLLILWYKRNGSVDLNNLQMMKG